One genomic window of Mercenaria mercenaria strain notata chromosome 2, MADL_Memer_1, whole genome shotgun sequence includes the following:
- the LOC123563639 gene encoding uncharacterized protein LOC123563639, with the protein MKQLPISTRSAATASDIRHIPYWLDIKIPDVNINEVMLLIGTDTPEAHIPLDVRTGSDCEPYAVRTRLGWAVRGPIPRTSTEQKRAANVREPVNIHFGQSSDVILQQQLERMSTSDFSDTSHYQKDSMSVEDKRALGLIDSTLSFVNGHYEMGLPWRQDDASLPNNLTLAHARLHQLKRKLSRDNVLHEMYTKTVTDYIDKGYAKEVTNEGSKSKRIWYLPHHPVTNVNKPGKVRVVFDCAADIEAMFHQVRVCEKDCDALRFLWWPGGNMSKTPKTYCMRIHLFGATSSPSCEAYALKKTASDSADKFEAEVISTVDRNFYVDDCLKSVPSEMEAVNLAADLQSLMHLGGFRLTKWISNSRTLLNTIPDSERAPTLLISTLGTYYPVTVHWASTGMLTTILLHLKSKLQINP; encoded by the coding sequence ATGAAGCAGTTGCCTATATCAACGCGTTCTGCTGCCACCGCTAGCGATATTCGACACATACCCTACTGGTTGGACATAAAGATTCCAGACGTTAACATCAATGAAGTCATGTTACTGATTGGTACGGATACACCGGAAGCCCATATTCCATTGGATGTGCGCACCGGAAGTGATTGTGAGCCGTACGCAGTGAGAACGCGACTTGGGTGGGCAGTGCGTGGACCAATCCCTCGGACCAGCACTGAACAGAAAAGAGCAGCAAATGTAAGAGAACCGGTGAACATTCATTTTGGCCAGTCCAGTGACGtaatactacaacaacaacttgagCGTATGTCGACGTCCGACTTCAGCGACACATCCCATTACCAGAAAGATTCCATGTCAGTAGAAGACAAGAGGGCACTGGGTCTAATAGATTCTACACTATCATTCGTTAACGGTCACTACGAGATGGGACTTCCGTGGCGGCAGGATGACGCTAGTTTGCCGAATAATTTAACACTTGCGCATGCGCGCCTTCATCAACTGAAAAGGAAACTCTCTCGTGACAACGTGCTACATGAGATGTACACCAAGACAGTAACAGACTACATAGACAAAGGCTATGCCAAAGAAGTGACTAATGAAGGCTCAAAGTCGAAAAGAATATGGTACTTGCCTCACCATCCGGTGACGAACGTGAATAAACCCGGAAAGGTTCGTGTTGTATTTGACTGTGCCGCTGATATAGAGGCGATGTTTCACCAGGTTCGTGTGTGTGAGAAGGACTGTGACGCACTTCGCTTTCTATGGTGGCCTGGCGGAAACATGTCCAAGACACCTAAGACGTACTGTATGCGGATTCATTTGTTTGGCGCTACTTCCTCCCCTAGCTGTGAGGCGTATGCACTGAAGAAAACAGCCAGTGATAGCGCAGATAAATTTGAAGCCGAGGTTATATCGACAGTTGACAGGAACTTCTACGTTGATGATTGTTTGAAGTCTGTCCCATCTGAGATGGAAGCAGTGAACCTTGCAGCAGATTTACAGTCTCTGATGCATTTGGGTGGTTTCCGACTCACAAAATGGATAAGTAACAGTCGGACGTTACTCAACACGATTCCGGATTCCGAACGTGCACCGACGCTGTTAATCTCGACCCTGGGGACGTACTACCCAGTGACCGTGCATTGGGCGTCAACTGGAATGTTAACGACGATACtattacatttaaaatcaaagttgCAGATAAACCCTTGA